The DNA sequence TGTCAATGTCGCTTGGCGCGTCGGCAACCTACATCGGCAACGATCTTTGGGATCTAGACAGTGATCGCAGACATCCAAGAAAGCGCGATCGTCCGTTTGCGAGCGGGGTATTGTCGATCAGTCAAGGCATGGCGTGCGCAGCGGTACTGCTGACATTGGCGTTTGCATTGGCCTTGGCGGTGTCTGCCGAATTTACTGGCATGTTCACGCTCTATCTGCTCTTGACGACCGCGTACAGTTGGCGTTTGAAGTCAGTTGTGCTACTCGATGTGGTCGTTCTGTCATTGCTGTACACGTACCGAATCGTCGCAGGGGCGGTTGCTGCGGAAATTCTGGTGAGCCGCTGGCTTCTCGCGTTCTCCGTATTTGCTTTTCTCAGCCTCGCGCTCGTGAAACGTTGCTCCGAGTTGGTGTTCTTGCGCCAGAGTGACAAAAAGGAGACGTCAGGCCGGGACTATCGGGTGAGCGACCTGGAAGTCCTTTGGCCGTTTGGCATCGGTGCTTCCCTTGCTGCGGTGGTCGTGTTTGGCCTGTTCATCAACGCTCCGGAAACGGTAGCTCGCTACACGATTCCACATCTTCTCTGGTTCGTGCAGATCGGGTTGATCTACCTGTTCGGTCGTCTATGGATCGCCACAGTGCGTGGCGCGATGCACGACGATCCGGTAGTTCATATTCTCGAAAATCGCGGTAGCTTGGGCATGCTTTGCGTCATGGTAGCAATTGTACTGGCTGCTCACTTCTTGCCCGCGCCGTGAGCGGCGCAATTCCTATGACAGAAAAAAATCGAAACCGCGTGCTGGCGTTCTGCCGCTTCGCCATCGTCTACGTGCTGCTGTTCGTGTGCGCGGGAAACATCACCAACAGCATGTTGCTGAAGTGGGGTTTCCGCGATGACCAGAAGGGCGACTTCGCAACCAGCTACAGCCTCGTCGGCATGATGAACGGCGAGGCGCCGAAGCCGTATGTCTACCGCTCGTCGTTCCCGCGAGCCGCAAATTGGGTGGCCGAGTGGCTTGGGCAGGAAAAGCAAGAAAAGCTTTTCAAATCGATCAAGCGACATGATTCGCTGCACAACGCCTATTTCACAAGTGTGCCGGAGGAATATTGGACACCGACCGTGGCGCTCGTCTATCACCTGACGTACATCGCGATCGTGTTGTCGACGCTGTTCGCGCTGTTGCTCGTCTACAAGCTAGCCAGATTGCATGGACTGAGCTTCGGACATTCCGTCGGCTTTCTGGCCGCGTTCAGTTTCGTCTATCCACTCACGTTTCAGCAGGGAGGTTACTACTATGACTTCTTCGAACTGCTTGGTGTGCTCGGCGCGTGCTACTTCCTGCTGAAGAAACGAATGGTGGCATGCACGTTGATGATTTCCATCTTCTCCCTGAACAAGGAAACGTTCTTCCTTGTTCCGCTCGCGCTATTTTTCCTGCACGAGCGCGACGTTCCGGTATTGAAACGAGTCGGTTGGCTGGTGCTGCAGCTTGTGATCTGCGCGGGCACGCGCTATTTCATCATGAGTGGCTATGAGGAAAATGCGGGCGGCTTCGTCGAATTTCACGTGTGGGACAACCTGAAATTCTGGCTCAATCCGATGTCCTACCTGTCGTTCTACAACCTGATCGGAAAAGGCATCTTTACACCGAGTCTCGAAAATCCGTTGATGCTCGTGCCGCTTGCGTTGTTCTTCGGCTCGGCGTGGCGCGCAACGCCACGTCGATACCGTATCTACTTTTTTGCGGCATTCCTGCCGGTGCTGGTGCTGTTCTTCTTCTTCGGCTACCGCGATGAGGCGCGAAACTTTTCGGTCGTATTTCCCGCCATCGTACTGATTGCTCTACATGGCGCGAACCGGTTCAACGCGATTTTCGGTGAGGATGCGAGCGCGTCCGATGACGCCCGCATAAACGCCAATCCGCGGTCCGATCTAGCGGTAGTAGCGGAGGCTGCACGGTGAACTGGCTGATCGTTGTCGCAAGTGGTCTTTTCGGTGGTCTCGCGAGCATATTGCTCCGAGTTGCTGCCCTCAAGGGACTCATACTTGGTGAGTCGAGCATATTGCCGTGGATCGCCCGTGGGGCAGCCGTCGGTGCCTACGGCGTCGGGTTTCTCCTTTACGCCATTGCGCTGCGCAAGACAACGCTTGGCGTCGCGTATTCGACGATGGTGGCGATTTCCATGCTCGTGGTGTTGTCGTTCACGGCGCTACACGAATCCCTGTTGCGGCCGATGCAAGTCGTCGGTGCTGTCGTCATCTTGATCGGGGTTTGGATGGTCACGCGATACGCGTAATCGAGAGAAGCAAATACATGAAGAAGAAAATCCGAGGGGGTAGTTTTTTTGCCGGATCGCTGCTTATTGCGTCAACCTGCGCGATGGCACAGTCGGTCCAGCCGGTTGGCAACGATCAACAGGCTCGTCAGCAGGAGGAAGTACGCGAGCGTGAACGAACCGTTTCCGCGCCGGGAGTCCGTTCGAGTATCGAAGCACGTGCAGGCTATCCAACGCTGCCGAGCGAACAGCCATGCTTCCACATTGATCATTTCATGGTCAGCGTGCCCGATTCGCTTCCTGATGGCGTGAAAGCGCAGGGTGCATCTGCGCTGCCGATGGATCGCTTCGCGTTCGCTCGTGAATGGCTCGAACACTACACGGGGCAGTGCGTAGGCAAGCAAGGGTTGGATGTACTCGTCAAGGCATTGTCGCAAGACATCTTGTCGCGTGGGTACATCACGACACGCGTATTGCTGCCGGAACAGGATTTGTCGTCCGGTACGTTGAAAGTCTCGCTGATTCCCGGTGTGATTCGTCACGTGCGTTTCGCTGATGAAAAACTGCGCGGCACATGGAAAACCGCGTTTCCAACACGCGACGGCGAACTGTTGAACCTGCGCGACCTTGAGCAAGGTTTGGAGCAGATGAAGCGCGTACAGAGCCAAGACGTATCGATGCAGATTGTTCCGGGTGACGTACCGGGCGAAAGCGATGTCGTGCTCGATGTGAAGCGTGGCAAGCCGTGGACAGTCGTTGCATCGATCGACAACTCAGGCACACGCGCGACCGGCAAGTTACAGGGCAACCTGTCGCTCGGTATCGATAACCCGCTCGGCCTGAATGACATCTTCAACGTCGGCGTGAGCCAAGACCTTGAACTCGGTGACAAGCGCCTTGGTTCCCACGGCTGGAACGGTTTTTATTTGATCCCGTGGGGCTACTGGACCGCAACGTTATCGGCCTACACGAACACGTACTACCAGCAAATCGCGGGCGTGAATCAAACGTTCGTCGCGAGCGGCAATTCGAAGACGATCGATTTCAAGCTTGCCCGAGTGCTTGCCCGCAGTCAGAACGACGTGTTCGGCGGCTATGTCCGCTTGTCCCGTCGCTTCGGTCAGAGCTTCATCGAAGATACGGAAATCCCGCAGCAGCGTCGTAACAACACGTTCTTTGAATTCGGTCTGACCGACCGTCACTATTTCGACGGGGCGCAGTTCGACGGTACGCTTGCGTTCCGAGAGGGCGTCGGGGGCTTGGGTGCGCGGGACGACATTCTTGCTGCCGGTGGAGGTCCGACTTACCGTTTCAAGATGGCGGTACTCGATGCGAACCTGTCGGTGCCTTTCGCGATCGCGAAGCAGCCGTTCCGATACGTGACGAGCATCCACGGCCAATATACCGGGAACTCGCTGTACTACATCGATGACTTGACGATCGGCAGTCGCTACACAGTTCGCGGTTTCGACGGCGAAACGATGCTGGCGGCGGCGCGCGGCTTCTACTGGCGCAACGAACTGCAGATGCCGATCGGACAGACCGGACAGGCGATTTATGCGGGATTGGATTACGGCCGCGTTTGGGGGCCGCAGCCGGTTGCGTTGGTCGGTACGCAGTTGGCCGGGGCGGTGATCGGCGTCAAAGGCAGTGTATCGACACATTTCGGCGGCTACGGCTATGACCTGTTCGCCGGTGCGCCGGTCTACAAGCCGTCGGGATTTCCCACTGCGCGTGTGACGGTCGGGTTTCAGGTGACGGCGCAATTCTAGAGCATCGATACAAGGACGGACACGATGGCGCAGACGTACGGGAGCCAGATATTTGGACCGCTTTACGACGTGGTGGGTTGGGTCGCGGCGGTAGGCATTTTTTTCTACTTCGCCCTTGGCGCTCAGGGACTGAGTATCGCGCAACGTGAGCGGGTGCCGCGTTGGTTGCTCAACAAGAAAATTTGTTTTTCGTTGGCTTTGTTCAGTGCAGTGATGGCCGTAGCGAAGTTCGCTCACTGGATTTGACGAGTGTTGACGAGAGGACGTCCGGATTTCCGACAGCACGTTGGACGGTCGGATTTCAGGTCACGGTGCAGCTTTGAGTGGTCGCGGTGAGCAGCGCAATTTGTATGTTGACAATGAAGACCTCTCGACAACATTCAACGCAGGAAGATCGTGAACTGACCGCATTTCTGCAGCGGCATATCGATGCGTTGGTGTCGTCAAATTCGGAGCCGCGTCCGCCGTGTTTCCATTGCGGCTCCGTACATGTCGGCATTCAAGGATACCGAAACGCGTTGAGCGGTCAGCGAATTCCGCGCTTCTTGTGCAGGACGTGCAATCGCGAATTCACGCGGTTGCACGGTACGCCGTTGTACGGGCGTCATGCACAGAAGATGGAGGCGTTGATCCCGCTTCTATCGCAGCCGATCAGTCGTGCGGACGTGACTGAGATGCTCGGGACCGAGTCCATGAATATTGCGACAAAGGTGAAAGAGCTACGTGCGTGGCTGCTCGAACTCGACCCAACGGGCAAATGGGAAGCGCGGGTGAAGCTCGGCGGCTTGCCGACGGCGATCCTTCCTGCGCAGTGGCATTTCGAAGAAGCAGGTGCGCGTGAGGACCTTGAACTGACGCGACGGCTCACCGCAGAGTTTGACGAGATTCATTCGACAACGGGCCGAGCACCCGCGTGTCCATACTGAGCTTCCCCTGAAATTTCGCCTTCCATCGAGTCATGTATAAACTCGACGGAAAGGAAGGGAATCAGGGATGTTCAAGGTACCGAAACAATCGTACACGCCGGAATTCAAGGTTGCAGCCGTGCAGCGGGTCAAGGACGGCCAGGGCTTTGCTGTGGTGGCCCAGGAACTGGGCATGTCGGAGCAGACGCTGCGCCACTGGGTAAAGGCCGAGGCGTCGGGCAAGCTGAATGGAACTGGAGCGAAGCCAGTTACGCCGGAGCAGATGGAGCTTTCGCGCATGCGCGCCGAGATCAAGCGCCTGCAAATGGAACTTGAGATCGCAAAAAAAGCGGCAGCATACTTCGCGAAGGACCTGCTGTGAGGTATGCCTGGATCGACCAGCAGGTCGGGCAGTATCCGCTGTCGTCGCTGTGCGGGGTGTTGTCGGTCAGCGCGAACGGTTATCGCGCGTGGAAGCGCGGCGGCAAGTCGGGGCGAACGCGACTGACGGACACGCAATTGCTGACGCTGATCTGGACGGTGCACGCCGAGGTCAAAGGAGCATACGGTTCGCCGCGCATGACTGAGGAAATCCGTGATCGAGGCTTTCCGGCCAGCAAGGAGCGCGTGGAACGGCTGATGCGTGAGCATGGCATCCGGGCGCGGCACAAGCGCCGTTACCGGGTGACGACCGATTCGAAACACAAGCTGCCGGTCGCGCCAAACCTGTTGAACCGCGAGTTCACGCCCGCCGCGCCGAATCAGGTGTTCAGCTCGGACATCACATATATCTGGACCGACGAGGGCTGGCTGTACCTGGCCGTGGTGCTCGACCTGTTCAACGGGGAGGTGGTGGGCTGGTCGATCAAGCCGCGCATGACGGCGGGTCTCGTGACGGACGCGCTGACGATGGCTTGGTTCCGCCGCCGTCCCGCGCCGGGTGCACTGTGCCATTCGGATAGAGGCAGCCAATACGCGAGTCACGAGTTCCAGCGCAAGCTGAGCGCCTACGGCATGCGCTGCTCAATGAGTCGCAAGGGAAACTGTTGGGATACTCAGTTCAGAATACGCCTCGAACGTCGGATCGATCTGACCCGTGCTGGGATTGGCCGAGTTGCCTTGGCATTGACCTGTCGATCGAGCTCCGGCGTTCCCCGAGCGTTGCCGGGCCCAGCGTTTGTGACCTGATAGGAGCTTTGTCCTGCACCGTGAGTGTCCTGTCCAGCGAGTGGGATTGGCGATGCGTCCACCACGACGGAAACACGCATGGAACAACACGAAGTCATCCTGGGCGTCGACACGCATCTCGATACACATGTCGGAGCAGTAATCAGCGAAACAGGAAAACTCCTTGGAACCCTTTCGGTGCCGGCCGAGACCGCGGGATATCTCAAGCTGCTGACCTGGGCGAATTCTCTCGGTCACCTGCGTCGGGCTGGCGTTGAAGGTACCGGCACCTATGGCGCAGGCCTTGCCCGCGTGTTGCGCGATCACGAGATTGAGGTGCTGGAGGTCAATCGTCCGGATCGGGCTGCGCGTCGATCGCGCGGAAAGTCCGATCCGACCGATGCAGAAAACGCCGCGCGTGCGGTCCTCGCCGGGAAGGCAACTGCGATTCCCAAAGAGCAATCTGGGGCGGCCGAAGCAATGCGAGCTGTTTCCGTTGCTCGTCGCAGCGCCGTCAAAGCCAAGACGCAGGCGATCAATCAGTTGCGAGCCTTGCTGGTGAGCGCGCCGCAGGACATCCGCGAACGCCTTCTGAAGACAAAGACCGCCGAATGCGTTGCCAACTGCTCACGGCTGCGCTCGTTGGGTAACACGCCGATGTTGCAGACTCTGGCCACCACGCTGCGCTTGTTGGCAAAGCGCTATCTCGCGCTGGCGGAAGAACTCACGACGCTCGATGCGATGCTCGAACAACTAACCCTCAAGCATGCCAGACGGC is a window from the Burkholderia vietnamiensis LMG 10929 genome containing:
- a CDS encoding UbiA family prenyltransferase; this encodes MRETKKLPLVVDLDGTLTVSDTLMESVIRVVKRQPTNLLRLPFWLAAGRATFKAKVAEHADFRAEMLPYRESLIDYLACERASGRKIVLATAAHRSIAERVSTHLGLFDHVIASVDDTNLKGEAKLACIRQQIGNDFVYAGDSKADLPVWAGARGAVLAGVSPDVAAHVRGHVPIEQEFANVPATFSTWCKALRVHQWLKNLLLFVPLLTAFAFLDVDKVSVLALAFLSMSLGASATYIGNDLWDLDSDRRHPRKRDRPFASGVLSISQGMACAAVLLTLAFALALAVSAEFTGMFTLYLLLTTAYSWRLKSVVLLDVVVLSLLYTYRIVAGAVAAEILVSRWLLAFSVFAFLSLALVKRCSELVFLRQSDKKETSGRDYRVSDLEVLWPFGIGASLAAVVVFGLFINAPETVARYTIPHLLWFVQIGLIYLFGRLWIATVRGAMHDDPVVHILENRGSLGMLCVMVAIVLAAHFLPAP
- a CDS encoding ShlB/FhaC/HecB family hemolysin secretion/activation protein; this encodes MAQSVQPVGNDQQARQQEEVRERERTVSAPGVRSSIEARAGYPTLPSEQPCFHIDHFMVSVPDSLPDGVKAQGASALPMDRFAFAREWLEHYTGQCVGKQGLDVLVKALSQDILSRGYITTRVLLPEQDLSSGTLKVSLIPGVIRHVRFADEKLRGTWKTAFPTRDGELLNLRDLEQGLEQMKRVQSQDVSMQIVPGDVPGESDVVLDVKRGKPWTVVASIDNSGTRATGKLQGNLSLGIDNPLGLNDIFNVGVSQDLELGDKRLGSHGWNGFYLIPWGYWTATLSAYTNTYYQQIAGVNQTFVASGNSKTIDFKLARVLARSQNDVFGGYVRLSRRFGQSFIEDTEIPQQRRNNTFFEFGLTDRHYFDGAQFDGTLAFREGVGGLGARDDILAAGGGPTYRFKMAVLDANLSVPFAIAKQPFRYVTSIHGQYTGNSLYYIDDLTIGSRYTVRGFDGETMLAAARGFYWRNELQMPIGQTGQAIYAGLDYGRVWGPQPVALVGTQLAGAVIGVKGSVSTHFGGYGYDLFAGAPVYKPSGFPTARVTVGFQVTAQF
- a CDS encoding DUF746 domain-containing protein, whose amino-acid sequence is MLTMKTSRQHSTQEDRELTAFLQRHIDALVSSNSEPRPPCFHCGSVHVGIQGYRNALSGQRIPRFLCRTCNREFTRLHGTPLYGRHAQKMEALIPLLSQPISRADVTEMLGTESMNIATKVKELRAWLLELDPTGKWEARVKLGGLPTAILPAQWHFEEAGAREDLELTRRLTAEFDEIHSTTGRAPACPY
- a CDS encoding IS110 family transposase; its protein translation is MEQHEVILGVDTHLDTHVGAVISETGKLLGTLSVPAETAGYLKLLTWANSLGHLRRAGVEGTGTYGAGLARVLRDHEIEVLEVNRPDRAARRSRGKSDPTDAENAARAVLAGKATAIPKEQSGAAEAMRAVSVARRSAVKAKTQAINQLRALLVSAPQDIRERLLKTKTAECVANCSRLRSLGNTPMLQTLATTLRLLAKRYLALAEELTTLDAMLEQLTLKHARRLRERFGVGPQTAAVLVAVAGDNPERLKSDAALAALCGTSPLQASSGKTVRHRLNRGGDRAANNALWTIAMVRMRSDPRTRAYVERRTKEGMSNKEIHRCLKRYIVREMYPLILADLADSARTT